A window of the Canis lupus baileyi chromosome 1, mCanLup2.hap1, whole genome shotgun sequence genome harbors these coding sequences:
- the PEG3 gene encoding paternally-expressed gene 3 protein isoform X1 codes for MLPPKYLSATKPKKSWVPDVYELDSDLTKEPDATIREGATDPEFFHQRFRNFLYVEFVGPRKTLFKLRNLCLDWLQPETRTKEEIIELLVLEQYLTILPEKIKPWVRAKKPENCEKLVTLLENYKGMYEPGDDNNSDLHSEDSMSRKGAESPPPRSASSFCSDRDREWDQDWDRDRKRDWELDWDRERERRGRSRDLESRDRWPYTRNPRSRLPQRDLSLPLMEKTSFAMERECKRRDSVMDYESRSQDAVSYQDVVNLTEDRKPQNPIQDNMENYRKLLSLGVQLAEDDGHSHMTQGHSSRSKRGAYPSTSRGLKTTPETKKLAHRRGICEDESSHGVIMEKFIKDVSRNSKSGRARESNDRSQRFPRRPENDWKGVSFNKRESVIQERGYEGNAFGGGFNMNSSLVSKKRVLERKRRYQFDTDGKGSVHEQKGYARKRPFECSEMRKAMSMSSLSAPSFTESHPFDFGAMPYVCDECGRSFSVISEFVEHQIMHTRENLYEYGESFIHSVAVSEVQKSQAGGKRFECKECGETFSKSTALAEHRKIHAREHLAECNDEEYEEPFMPSPTFSELQKIYGKDKFYECKVCKETFLHSSALIDHQKTHGRDDKDNERGEAFKPSLNELQKMYGKEKMYECKVCGETFHHSSSLKEHQKIHTRGNLFENKGKVCEETFIPGQSLKRHQKSYSKEKLYDFKDGGDAFRQSSDLSEHQKIHSRKNLYEGRGYEKSVIHSVPFTESQKSHTITRPPENEEDEKAFTISSNPDDNQKIPTKENACERKPYERSVIHSLAFAKAQKSCHSAVGPSKPQVIAESATQTSGVIEHQKVHAGENSEGKKYETSVIHTLAAFKPPKNCSGNEVVQCDEKGESSTYLSNLCDKQQKTPARETPYEGAKSNNHKDSVIQSVSRIEPQKSLPSQGSSESSIPSSNVREHQKARAKKKNIEHRNYETSVIHSLRFGEPQTFRPREKFYECPECGESFVRISDLTEHQKIHDRKKPSGSKNYERSVIRSLASTDPQTSYAEQQAQTSYAEHSNSRQMRYPEQPAQTSYTKQPAQASYTKQPAQASYAKQPAQASYSAHPVHLSYSEHPVRMSYTEQPGRVSYAQQPAQMNYTEEQAQTSFAEQQVHNKCKECGECFATLEELGAHQKIYAREEFHGRKLFGNSVIQGVGLDGPRLVESRPEEPRQEEPDEQDEPDEQDEPEDTIYGCKDCGLGFAHRADLKDHQKVHGREYLIDSREYTHSVIHTHSVSEYQKDYIGEQLYECPACGESFVHSSFLFEHQKIHEQDQFYGHRRYDEPFVQPLVINPRRPRAPQKNPPAGTSLQCHVCGQDFIHGSVLSEHMRIHTGEDLPEQGQRSEDAVSPGLALTEFQRSQTEEKHYECKTCGESFLNQADLREHMRIHEKDEPYDYGASFVHTSFLTEPPKRDSPFYECKDCGKSFIHNTVLNKHQKLHLEEEEEEGAQEVEANVLVPREVLRIQGSNVEAAEPEVEAAEPEVEAAEPNVEAAEPNGEAEGPDGEAAEPNGEAEQPNGEAEQPNGDADEPDGAGIEDPEERAEEPEGKAEEPEGDADEPDGAGIEDPEEEGEDQEIQVEEPYYDCRECGETFTSNSAYGEHLKTHARVIIFEPGNVYGESSHYTEHASTSTSDNDRADDKYFKCDVCGQLFSDRLSLARHQNTHTG; via the exons atgcTGCCTCCAAAGTACTTGTCTGCCACCAAACCCAAGAAGTCTTGGGTTCCAGATGTGTATGAGCTAGACAGTGACTTGACTAAGGAGCCGGATGCCACCATAAGAGAAGGTGCAACTGACCCTGAATTCTTTCATCAGAGGTTTCGGAATTTCCTCTACGTGGAATTTGTTGGGCCTCGGAAGACGCTGTTCAAACTCAGAAACCTCTGCCTCGATTGGTTGCAGCCGGAGACTCGCACTAAGGAGGAGATTATTGAGCTCTTGGTCCTTGAGCAATACCTGACCATCCTTCCAGAAAAGATCAAGCCTTGGGTGCGGGCAAAAAAGCCAGAGAACTGTGAGAAGCTAGTTACTCTCCTGGAAAATTACAAGGGGATGTATGAGCCAGGAG ACGACAACAACAGTGACCTCCACAGTGAAGACAGCATGAGCCGAAAGGGAGCAGAGTCCCCACCACCACGCTCCGCCTCTTCTTTCTGCA GTGACCGGGACCGGGAATGGGACCAGGACTGGGACCGAGATCGGAAACGGGACTGGGAGCTAGACTGGGACCGGGAGAGGGAgcggagaggcagaagcagagaccTGGAGTCTCGAGACCGCTGGCCATATACCAGGAATCCCAGAAGCA GACTTCCTCAACGGgatctttcccttcctctgatGGAGAAAACAAGTTTTGCGATGGAAAGAGAGTGCAAACGTAGGGATTCTGTGATGGATTATGAGTCAAGATCCCAG GATGCAGTGTCATACCAGGACGTTGTGAACCTGACTGAGGACAGGAAGCCTCAGAACCCGATTCAGGACAACATGGAGAACTATAGGAAACTGCTCTCTCTTG GGGTTCAGCTTGCCGAGGACGATGGCCACTCGCACATGACACAAGGCCATTCATCGAGATCAAAGAGAGGCGCCTACCCGAGCACCAGTCGAG GGCTGAAAACCACACCTGAAACCAAAAAGTTGGCCCATCGGCGGGGGATTTGTGAAGATGAATCTTCGCACGGGGTGATAATGGAAAAATTCATCAAGGATGTTTCACGTAACTCCAAATCGGGAAGGGCCAGAGAATCTAACGATCGGTCACAGAGGTTCCCCAGAAGGCCAGAAAATGACTGGAAAGGAGTTTCATTCAACAAGAGAGAGTCAGTGATTCAGGAGAGGGGCTATGAAGGGAATGCCTTTGGGGGAGGCTTTAATATGAATTCGAGTCTTGTTTCCAAAAAGAGAGTTCTTGAAAGGAAAAGGCGCTATCAGTTTGACACAGATGGGAAGGGTTCAGTTCATGAGCAGAAAGGCTATGCGCGGAAGAGACCTTTTGAATGTAGTGAAATGAGAAAAGCCATGAGTATGAGCAGCCTTAGTGCACCCTCCTTCACCGAGTCGCACCCATTTGATTTTGGGGCAATGCCCTATGTGTGTGATGAGTGTGGGAGGTCTTTCAGTGTGATTTCAGAATTTGTCGAACATCAGATCATGCATACTAGAGAGAACCTCTATGAGTACGGTGAATCGTTTATTCATAGTGTGGCTGTCAGTGAGGTTCAGAAAAGTCAGGCTGGGGGGAAACGCTTTGAATGTAAGGAGTGTGGGGAAACCTTCAGTAAGAGTACCGCTCTTGCTGAACATCGGAAAATTCATGCTAGAGAGCATCTTGCAGAATGTAATGATGAGGAGTATGAGGAGCCCTTCATGCCTAGCCCAACCTTTAGTGAGCTTcagaaaatatatggaaaagatAAATTCTATGAATGTAAGGTGTGTAAGGAAACCTTCCTTCATAGTTCTGCCCTGATTGACCACCAGAAAACACATGGTAGAGATGACAAAGATAATGAGCGTGGGGAAGCCTTTAAACCCAGCCTTAATGAGCTTCAGAAAATGTATGGTAAAGAGAAAATGTATGAATGTAAGGTGTGCGGGGAGACCTTCCATCACAGCTCATCCCTGAAAGAACATCAGAAGATCCATACTAGAGGAAAcctatttgaaaataaaggtaAAGTGTGTGAGGAGACCTTTATTCCTGGTCAGTCCCTTAAAAGGCATCAGAAATCTTACTCAAAAGAGAAGCTCTATGATTTTAAGGATGGTGGGGATGCCTTTCGGCAAAGCTCAGACCTCAGTGAGCATCAGAAAATTCATTCTCGAAAGAACCTATATGAAGGCAGGGGGTACGAGAAGTCTGTCATTCATAGCGTGCCATTCACTGAATCTCAGAAGAGTCATACCATAACAAGACCACCTGAAAATGAGGAGGATGAGAAGGCGTTCACCATTAGCTCTAACCCTGATGACAATCAGAAGATTCCCACTAAAGAAAATGCCTGTGAGAGGAAACCATACGAGAGGTCTGTTATTCATAGCTTAGCCTTTGCTAAAGCTCAGAAAAGTTGTCACAGTGCAGTGGGGCCCAGTAAACCACAAGTGATTGCAGAATCTGCCACTCAGACCTCAGGTGTTATTGAACATCAGAAAGTCCATGCTGGAGAGAattctgaaggaaagaaatatgaaacatCTGTTATCCATACCTTAGCTGCTTTCAAACCTCCCAAAAATTGCAGTGGAAACGAAGTCGTTCAATGTGATGAGAAGGGAGAATCCTCCACTTACCTCTCAAATCTCTGTGATAAGCAACAGAAAACTCCTGCCAGAGAGACCCCTTATGAAGGGGCTAAGAGTAACAACCACAAGGACTCTGTCATACAAAGTGTATCCCGTATCGAACCTCAGAAAAGTCTTCCCAGTCAGGGGTCCAGTGAATCCTCTATTCCCAGCTCAAATGTCCGAGAACATCAGAAGGCTCgtgctaagaaaaaaaacatcGAGCATAGGAACTATGAGACCTCTGTAATTCACTCCCTACGTTTTGGTGAACCTCAAACATTTCGCCCTAGAGAGAAATTCTATGAATGTCCAGAGTGTGGAGAATCCTTTGTTCGTATCTCCGACCTCACTGAGCATCAGAAGATTCACGATAGAAAGAAGCCCTCTGGAAGCAAAAACTATGAACGATCTGTAATTCGCAGCTTAGCCTCTACTGACCCTCAAACAAGTTACGCTGAACAGCAAGCACAGACAAGTTATGCTGAACACTCAAACTCAAGGCAGATGAGGTACCCCGAACAACCAGCACAGACAAGTTACACTAAGCAACCAGCACAGGCCAGTTACACTAAACAGCCAGCACAGGCCAGTTATGCCAAACAACCAGCACAGGCAAGTTACAGTGCACACCCAGTGCACTTGAGTTACTCTGAACACCCAGTGCGGATGAGTTATACTGAACAACCAGGACGGGTGAGTTACGCACAGCAGCCAGCACAGATGAATTACACTGAAGAGCAAGCACAGACGAGTTTTGCTGAACAGCAAGTGCACAACAAATGTAAGGAGTGTGGGGAATGCTTTGCTACCCTTGAAGAGCTTGGTGCACATCAGAAAATCTATGCCCGAGAGGAATTTCATGGTCGGAAGCTCTTTGGAAACTCTGTTATTCAGGGCGTAGGCCTTGATGGGCCTCGGCTGGTAGAGTCTCGGCCTGAAGAGCCTCGGCAGGAAGAGCCAGATGAACAGGATGAGCCAGATGAGCAAGATGAGCCTGAAGACACAATCTATGGATGTAAGGACTGTGGGCTAGGCTTTGCACATCGCGCAGACCTTAAGGATCATCAGAAGGTACATGGCAGAGAGTATCTCATCGATAGTCGTGAGTACACACATTCTGTGATCCATACCCATTCTGTCAGTGAATATCAGAAAGATTATATCGGAGAGCAGCTCTATGAATGCCCTGCATGTGGGGAATCTTTTGTTCATAGCTCATTCCTTTTTGAGCATCAGAAAATCCATGAGCAAGATCAATTTTATGGCCATAGAAGGTACGATGAGCCTTTTGTGCAACCCTTGGTCATTAACCCGCGGAGGCCTCGTGCCCCACAGAAGAATCCTCCTGCAGGAACATCTCTTCAATGCCATGTGTGTGGACAAGACTTCATTCATGGCTCTGTCCTTAGTGAACATatgagaattcatactggagaggaTTTACCAGAGCAGGGCCAGAGAAGTGAAGATGCAGTCAGTCCAGGCCTAGCCCTCACTGAATTTCAGAGAAGCCAAACCGAAGAGAAACACTATGAATGTAAAACATGTGGAGAATCTTTCCTCAATCAGGCAGACCTTAGGGAGCACATGAGAATTCATGAGAAGGATGAGCCCTATGATTATGGGGCCTCCTTTGTTCACACCTCATTTCTTACTGAGCCTCCCAAAAGAGATTCACCATTTTATGAATGCAAGGACTGTGGGAAGTCCTTTATTCATAACACAGTTCTCAATAAACATCAGAAGCTTCAtcttgaagaagaggaagaagaaggagccCAAGAGGTGGAAGCCAATGTCCTTGTTCCACGAGAAGTTTTACGAATCCAGGGATCAAATGTAGAAGCTGCTGAGCCAGAGGTAGAGGCTGCTGAACCAGAAGTGGAGGCTGCCGAGCCTAATGTGGAGGCTGCTGAGCCCAATGGAGAGGCTGAAGGGCCAGATGGGGAGGCTGCGGAGCCAAATGGAGAGGCCGAACAGCCCAATGGAGAGGCTGAACAGCCCAATGGAGATGCTGATGAACCAGATGGTGCAGGGATTGAAGACCCAGAAGAAAGAGCTGAAGAGCCAGAGGGAAAGGCTGAAGAGCCAGAGGGAGATGCTGATGAGCCAGATGGGGCAGGGATCGAAGACCCAGAAGAAGAAGGTGAAGATCAAGAGATTCAGGTTGAAGAACCGTACTATGACTGTAGGGAATGTGGAGAAACCTTCACTTCCAACTCAGCCTATGGTGAGCACCTGAAAACCCATGCCAGGGTGATAATATTTGAGCCTGGAAATGTCTATGGGGAAAGCTCACACTACACTGAACATGCCAGCACCAGCACTAGTGACAATGATAGGGCAGATGACAAGTACTTCAAATGTGATGTCTGTGGGCAGCTTTTCAGTGATCGCCTGTCCCTTGCTAGACACCAGAATACTCATACTGGCTGA
- the PEG3 gene encoding paternally-expressed gene 3 protein isoform X2 produces MYEPGDDNNSDLHSEDSMSRKGAESPPPRSASSFCSDRDREWDQDWDRDRKRDWELDWDRERERRGRSRDLESRDRWPYTRNPRSRLPQRDLSLPLMEKTSFAMERECKRRDSVMDYESRSQDAVSYQDVVNLTEDRKPQNPIQDNMENYRKLLSLGVQLAEDDGHSHMTQGHSSRSKRGAYPSTSRGLKTTPETKKLAHRRGICEDESSHGVIMEKFIKDVSRNSKSGRARESNDRSQRFPRRPENDWKGVSFNKRESVIQERGYEGNAFGGGFNMNSSLVSKKRVLERKRRYQFDTDGKGSVHEQKGYARKRPFECSEMRKAMSMSSLSAPSFTESHPFDFGAMPYVCDECGRSFSVISEFVEHQIMHTRENLYEYGESFIHSVAVSEVQKSQAGGKRFECKECGETFSKSTALAEHRKIHAREHLAECNDEEYEEPFMPSPTFSELQKIYGKDKFYECKVCKETFLHSSALIDHQKTHGRDDKDNERGEAFKPSLNELQKMYGKEKMYECKVCGETFHHSSSLKEHQKIHTRGNLFENKGKVCEETFIPGQSLKRHQKSYSKEKLYDFKDGGDAFRQSSDLSEHQKIHSRKNLYEGRGYEKSVIHSVPFTESQKSHTITRPPENEEDEKAFTISSNPDDNQKIPTKENACERKPYERSVIHSLAFAKAQKSCHSAVGPSKPQVIAESATQTSGVIEHQKVHAGENSEGKKYETSVIHTLAAFKPPKNCSGNEVVQCDEKGESSTYLSNLCDKQQKTPARETPYEGAKSNNHKDSVIQSVSRIEPQKSLPSQGSSESSIPSSNVREHQKARAKKKNIEHRNYETSVIHSLRFGEPQTFRPREKFYECPECGESFVRISDLTEHQKIHDRKKPSGSKNYERSVIRSLASTDPQTSYAEQQAQTSYAEHSNSRQMRYPEQPAQTSYTKQPAQASYTKQPAQASYAKQPAQASYSAHPVHLSYSEHPVRMSYTEQPGRVSYAQQPAQMNYTEEQAQTSFAEQQVHNKCKECGECFATLEELGAHQKIYAREEFHGRKLFGNSVIQGVGLDGPRLVESRPEEPRQEEPDEQDEPDEQDEPEDTIYGCKDCGLGFAHRADLKDHQKVHGREYLIDSREYTHSVIHTHSVSEYQKDYIGEQLYECPACGESFVHSSFLFEHQKIHEQDQFYGHRRYDEPFVQPLVINPRRPRAPQKNPPAGTSLQCHVCGQDFIHGSVLSEHMRIHTGEDLPEQGQRSEDAVSPGLALTEFQRSQTEEKHYECKTCGESFLNQADLREHMRIHEKDEPYDYGASFVHTSFLTEPPKRDSPFYECKDCGKSFIHNTVLNKHQKLHLEEEEEEGAQEVEANVLVPREVLRIQGSNVEAAEPEVEAAEPEVEAAEPNVEAAEPNGEAEGPDGEAAEPNGEAEQPNGEAEQPNGDADEPDGAGIEDPEERAEEPEGKAEEPEGDADEPDGAGIEDPEEEGEDQEIQVEEPYYDCRECGETFTSNSAYGEHLKTHARVIIFEPGNVYGESSHYTEHASTSTSDNDRADDKYFKCDVCGQLFSDRLSLARHQNTHTG; encoded by the exons ATGTATGAGCCAGGAG ACGACAACAACAGTGACCTCCACAGTGAAGACAGCATGAGCCGAAAGGGAGCAGAGTCCCCACCACCACGCTCCGCCTCTTCTTTCTGCA GTGACCGGGACCGGGAATGGGACCAGGACTGGGACCGAGATCGGAAACGGGACTGGGAGCTAGACTGGGACCGGGAGAGGGAgcggagaggcagaagcagagaccTGGAGTCTCGAGACCGCTGGCCATATACCAGGAATCCCAGAAGCA GACTTCCTCAACGGgatctttcccttcctctgatGGAGAAAACAAGTTTTGCGATGGAAAGAGAGTGCAAACGTAGGGATTCTGTGATGGATTATGAGTCAAGATCCCAG GATGCAGTGTCATACCAGGACGTTGTGAACCTGACTGAGGACAGGAAGCCTCAGAACCCGATTCAGGACAACATGGAGAACTATAGGAAACTGCTCTCTCTTG GGGTTCAGCTTGCCGAGGACGATGGCCACTCGCACATGACACAAGGCCATTCATCGAGATCAAAGAGAGGCGCCTACCCGAGCACCAGTCGAG GGCTGAAAACCACACCTGAAACCAAAAAGTTGGCCCATCGGCGGGGGATTTGTGAAGATGAATCTTCGCACGGGGTGATAATGGAAAAATTCATCAAGGATGTTTCACGTAACTCCAAATCGGGAAGGGCCAGAGAATCTAACGATCGGTCACAGAGGTTCCCCAGAAGGCCAGAAAATGACTGGAAAGGAGTTTCATTCAACAAGAGAGAGTCAGTGATTCAGGAGAGGGGCTATGAAGGGAATGCCTTTGGGGGAGGCTTTAATATGAATTCGAGTCTTGTTTCCAAAAAGAGAGTTCTTGAAAGGAAAAGGCGCTATCAGTTTGACACAGATGGGAAGGGTTCAGTTCATGAGCAGAAAGGCTATGCGCGGAAGAGACCTTTTGAATGTAGTGAAATGAGAAAAGCCATGAGTATGAGCAGCCTTAGTGCACCCTCCTTCACCGAGTCGCACCCATTTGATTTTGGGGCAATGCCCTATGTGTGTGATGAGTGTGGGAGGTCTTTCAGTGTGATTTCAGAATTTGTCGAACATCAGATCATGCATACTAGAGAGAACCTCTATGAGTACGGTGAATCGTTTATTCATAGTGTGGCTGTCAGTGAGGTTCAGAAAAGTCAGGCTGGGGGGAAACGCTTTGAATGTAAGGAGTGTGGGGAAACCTTCAGTAAGAGTACCGCTCTTGCTGAACATCGGAAAATTCATGCTAGAGAGCATCTTGCAGAATGTAATGATGAGGAGTATGAGGAGCCCTTCATGCCTAGCCCAACCTTTAGTGAGCTTcagaaaatatatggaaaagatAAATTCTATGAATGTAAGGTGTGTAAGGAAACCTTCCTTCATAGTTCTGCCCTGATTGACCACCAGAAAACACATGGTAGAGATGACAAAGATAATGAGCGTGGGGAAGCCTTTAAACCCAGCCTTAATGAGCTTCAGAAAATGTATGGTAAAGAGAAAATGTATGAATGTAAGGTGTGCGGGGAGACCTTCCATCACAGCTCATCCCTGAAAGAACATCAGAAGATCCATACTAGAGGAAAcctatttgaaaataaaggtaAAGTGTGTGAGGAGACCTTTATTCCTGGTCAGTCCCTTAAAAGGCATCAGAAATCTTACTCAAAAGAGAAGCTCTATGATTTTAAGGATGGTGGGGATGCCTTTCGGCAAAGCTCAGACCTCAGTGAGCATCAGAAAATTCATTCTCGAAAGAACCTATATGAAGGCAGGGGGTACGAGAAGTCTGTCATTCATAGCGTGCCATTCACTGAATCTCAGAAGAGTCATACCATAACAAGACCACCTGAAAATGAGGAGGATGAGAAGGCGTTCACCATTAGCTCTAACCCTGATGACAATCAGAAGATTCCCACTAAAGAAAATGCCTGTGAGAGGAAACCATACGAGAGGTCTGTTATTCATAGCTTAGCCTTTGCTAAAGCTCAGAAAAGTTGTCACAGTGCAGTGGGGCCCAGTAAACCACAAGTGATTGCAGAATCTGCCACTCAGACCTCAGGTGTTATTGAACATCAGAAAGTCCATGCTGGAGAGAattctgaaggaaagaaatatgaaacatCTGTTATCCATACCTTAGCTGCTTTCAAACCTCCCAAAAATTGCAGTGGAAACGAAGTCGTTCAATGTGATGAGAAGGGAGAATCCTCCACTTACCTCTCAAATCTCTGTGATAAGCAACAGAAAACTCCTGCCAGAGAGACCCCTTATGAAGGGGCTAAGAGTAACAACCACAAGGACTCTGTCATACAAAGTGTATCCCGTATCGAACCTCAGAAAAGTCTTCCCAGTCAGGGGTCCAGTGAATCCTCTATTCCCAGCTCAAATGTCCGAGAACATCAGAAGGCTCgtgctaagaaaaaaaacatcGAGCATAGGAACTATGAGACCTCTGTAATTCACTCCCTACGTTTTGGTGAACCTCAAACATTTCGCCCTAGAGAGAAATTCTATGAATGTCCAGAGTGTGGAGAATCCTTTGTTCGTATCTCCGACCTCACTGAGCATCAGAAGATTCACGATAGAAAGAAGCCCTCTGGAAGCAAAAACTATGAACGATCTGTAATTCGCAGCTTAGCCTCTACTGACCCTCAAACAAGTTACGCTGAACAGCAAGCACAGACAAGTTATGCTGAACACTCAAACTCAAGGCAGATGAGGTACCCCGAACAACCAGCACAGACAAGTTACACTAAGCAACCAGCACAGGCCAGTTACACTAAACAGCCAGCACAGGCCAGTTATGCCAAACAACCAGCACAGGCAAGTTACAGTGCACACCCAGTGCACTTGAGTTACTCTGAACACCCAGTGCGGATGAGTTATACTGAACAACCAGGACGGGTGAGTTACGCACAGCAGCCAGCACAGATGAATTACACTGAAGAGCAAGCACAGACGAGTTTTGCTGAACAGCAAGTGCACAACAAATGTAAGGAGTGTGGGGAATGCTTTGCTACCCTTGAAGAGCTTGGTGCACATCAGAAAATCTATGCCCGAGAGGAATTTCATGGTCGGAAGCTCTTTGGAAACTCTGTTATTCAGGGCGTAGGCCTTGATGGGCCTCGGCTGGTAGAGTCTCGGCCTGAAGAGCCTCGGCAGGAAGAGCCAGATGAACAGGATGAGCCAGATGAGCAAGATGAGCCTGAAGACACAATCTATGGATGTAAGGACTGTGGGCTAGGCTTTGCACATCGCGCAGACCTTAAGGATCATCAGAAGGTACATGGCAGAGAGTATCTCATCGATAGTCGTGAGTACACACATTCTGTGATCCATACCCATTCTGTCAGTGAATATCAGAAAGATTATATCGGAGAGCAGCTCTATGAATGCCCTGCATGTGGGGAATCTTTTGTTCATAGCTCATTCCTTTTTGAGCATCAGAAAATCCATGAGCAAGATCAATTTTATGGCCATAGAAGGTACGATGAGCCTTTTGTGCAACCCTTGGTCATTAACCCGCGGAGGCCTCGTGCCCCACAGAAGAATCCTCCTGCAGGAACATCTCTTCAATGCCATGTGTGTGGACAAGACTTCATTCATGGCTCTGTCCTTAGTGAACATatgagaattcatactggagaggaTTTACCAGAGCAGGGCCAGAGAAGTGAAGATGCAGTCAGTCCAGGCCTAGCCCTCACTGAATTTCAGAGAAGCCAAACCGAAGAGAAACACTATGAATGTAAAACATGTGGAGAATCTTTCCTCAATCAGGCAGACCTTAGGGAGCACATGAGAATTCATGAGAAGGATGAGCCCTATGATTATGGGGCCTCCTTTGTTCACACCTCATTTCTTACTGAGCCTCCCAAAAGAGATTCACCATTTTATGAATGCAAGGACTGTGGGAAGTCCTTTATTCATAACACAGTTCTCAATAAACATCAGAAGCTTCAtcttgaagaagaggaagaagaaggagccCAAGAGGTGGAAGCCAATGTCCTTGTTCCACGAGAAGTTTTACGAATCCAGGGATCAAATGTAGAAGCTGCTGAGCCAGAGGTAGAGGCTGCTGAACCAGAAGTGGAGGCTGCCGAGCCTAATGTGGAGGCTGCTGAGCCCAATGGAGAGGCTGAAGGGCCAGATGGGGAGGCTGCGGAGCCAAATGGAGAGGCCGAACAGCCCAATGGAGAGGCTGAACAGCCCAATGGAGATGCTGATGAACCAGATGGTGCAGGGATTGAAGACCCAGAAGAAAGAGCTGAAGAGCCAGAGGGAAAGGCTGAAGAGCCAGAGGGAGATGCTGATGAGCCAGATGGGGCAGGGATCGAAGACCCAGAAGAAGAAGGTGAAGATCAAGAGATTCAGGTTGAAGAACCGTACTATGACTGTAGGGAATGTGGAGAAACCTTCACTTCCAACTCAGCCTATGGTGAGCACCTGAAAACCCATGCCAGGGTGATAATATTTGAGCCTGGAAATGTCTATGGGGAAAGCTCACACTACACTGAACATGCCAGCACCAGCACTAGTGACAATGATAGGGCAGATGACAAGTACTTCAAATGTGATGTCTGTGGGCAGCTTTTCAGTGATCGCCTGTCCCTTGCTAGACACCAGAATACTCATACTGGCTGA